The genome window GTTTCATTTGGATTAAGATAGATGCGGCTGCCGGAGAGGGCTTTAGCCTGACGGCAGCCGCGTAAAAAAATTTAAAAAAGCTCTTGACTTTTCTCAAGATTCTGGTATAATGATTTTTGTTGCTGGCAAACAAAAGCGGGTCTGGCAGACAAAACGCTTGCGGCATGATAATTAAATAGTTTTTTCTTTATGCGCGAATGGCTCAGTGGTAGAGCATCGCCTTGCCAAGGCGAGGGTCGCGGGTTCGAATCCCGTTTCGCGCTTTTTGTTGGGCATTAGCCAAGCGGTAAGGCACAGGACTTTGACTCCTGCATTCACTGGTTCAAATCCAGTATGCCCAGTCACAGACGATGAACAGACGATATCCATCGTCTTTTTTTATTGCTGAAACATCAAAAAGGACAGCCTGTTGATATCAACAGGCTGTCCTTGAGAGGGAGAGAAGCGAATTAATCGTCTTTGCGTTCTTGGTCGGAATCTAAGATTTTACCGGTCAGAGCATCGATTTCGTAGTCATATTCGGTTTGGCCGAAGGTGAACTCTACGTCATAGACTTGTCTGCCCTTTTCCGTTTCCAGTTTTGCTTTTACAAAAGCGACCTGGTCTGCGGTTAAGCGGGCATCAGCCAAGGCAATGCTTTTTGCCTTTTCCGTACCGATAAGCTGGGTATTGGTATTATTGTTGTTATTATTGGCATTATTGTTGTTATTGTTGTTTTGGCCGGGAACAGTGAAGTTTTCAATATCCAGGTCTTTATCCAGGATAGCACCGGTCAGAGCGTCGATTTCGTAGTCGTATTCGGTTTGGCCGAAGTAGAACTCGATGTCATAGACTTGTCTGCCCTTTTCCGTTTCCAGTTTTGCTTTTACGAAAGCGACCTGATCTGCGGTTAAGCGAGCATCAGCCAAGGCAATGCTTTTTGCCTTTTCCGTACCGATAAGCTGGGTATTGGTATTATTGCTGTTATTATTGGCATTATTGTTATTGTTATTATTGTTGTTTTGGCCGGGAACAGTGAAGTTTTCAATGTCCAGGTCTTTATCCAGGATTTTGCCGGTCAGAGCGTCGATTTCGTAGTCGTATTCGGTTTGACCGAAGTAGAACTCGACATCATATACTTTGATTCCGTTTTCCGTTTCCAGTTTTACGTTTACAAACTTCACGTCTTTACTCTTTAAGCCTGCATCACTAAGAGCAATTGCTTTTGCTTTGCTAGTTCCGATGTATTTCTTGCTGGCCGGTGCTGCAAATGCAACTACGGAGCCGGAAATGATGGTAAGGGTTAAAATTAATGCAATCGCGATAAAAGATGATTTTCTGTTTTTATTCGTTTTCATAATAGCCATGAGCCTCCTTTTTATACTTAATTTTTTTGCGTAAAAGCAAGTGGTAAAAGCAACTTGATTTTTGCTGTTTCTTTCGATCATACTGATAATAACTTCGCCGTAGAACTGCCTGTAATCAGAATCACGATTTTTTAAAACAGCTTCATCACAACAAACTTCGCCATCCCCTTGAATGGAAGGGTAGCATAAATAGACAATTGGATTGAACCAGTGCAAACTTACAGCCAGAGTACCTAACAGGTTGATGTATAAATCCTTGTGCTTATAGTGTGTTAACTCATGCTCAAGGATTAATGCCATTTCATCTTCGGGAATCTCTTTATTCGGAAGAAGAATGGTTGGCTTGAAAAAGCCGGTCAGCATTGGTGTGGTGATAGAGGGGCAAATCATCAGTTGAATGTTCTTCTTTTGTAAGCCCATATCTTCTTTTACTATGTCAAACAATTCCAAGGTTGCAAGATCTTCGACAGGTTTTGACCAACGACGTATCATTTTTTTAAACTGATAGTAATGATAAAGATGTCTGGAAAAAGAGATAAGAGCACCAAGCAGCCACGCGCCTAGGATAAGGGCTATCGGTGTAATCTTCTTTTTCATCAGGTCGAAAACGCTTTCTTTTGCAGCATCTTTTGCCTCGATCGTCGAAGAGGGTGCTAAACTCTCAGAACCGGTAACATTTGCATTGGAGTTTACAGATAACTCGGTGCTAATATTACTTCGATTTTCCGTAGTGATATTATTGGCGGCAGCTTCTTCTGCCAGCTGGGCTTCCAGTACTTCCAAGGATTCCATTTGCCAGGGCAGCTCAATGGTTATGAGTCCGCTGCCCAGAATCGGCCGTACCGGTACAATCAATCCGACGAGGATGATAATCCAAATAAAGTATCTGGTCTTTCCGGAAAATTGTTCCGGGAAGAAGGAAAAAAGTGCTAACGCTAATAAAATAATGACGGACATCAATATACTGGTGGATAAAATAAGAAAGAGAAAATTCATTTAATTCATTCCTTTCTGAGAAAGTAGAGCACGTAATTCTTCAATTTCTTTCTTTGATAAATCATTATCCGCACACAACGCTTTTACTAAATCTCCGATTGAGTTACCGGAGTATCTGCTTAAAAAGTTTCCTGTTTCGATTTCTAAGTATTCCTCTTCGGTAATCAATGCGGTGTAGCAACGCTCGCGTCCTTTGCGTTCGCTGTTTAAAAAGCCTTTCTCTGTCAGTCGGGCTAATATGGTCAACAAGGTTTGTGGTTTCCATGAGATGTCGGAACTAAGATGTTCGTTAATCACAAGAGTTGTTATTGGCGACTCTGAATGCCAAATGGCTTTCATTACTGTAAATTCTGCATCCGGTAATCTTTTGATTGTATTATCCATAATCATTTCTCCATTCGTTCTACAACTGTCTAATTGCATTCTACACTTGTCTAATATAAAAGTCAATACCTTTTTAAAGATTATTTTTTTTTAAATATTTCTTTATAAAAAATGAGTATTTGGCGAAGACGAAAATCAATCAAACCTTTATAAATAAAGGCTTTCATAAGATGATACGGAAAGCTGTCAGAATTGAAAATTTCATATGAAATGATATTATGCTTGATATTAGGAGGCAAATCCACTATTATCTATTAGTAAGAGTTGCACCGTGAGTCGAAAGTTCAGACAGGCAGCTGACGGAAACCGAATATGAGAAATTAACGAAAACAGAAAAGGAAAGTAAGATGATAACAAAAAAAGCGATAAAGACGATTTTGGAGCGATTGGACGAGCAGTACGGCCGGGAGTTTGTCTGTTATTTAAACTATACGCCCGGGCGAGATTATGAGCTTTTATTTGCCACTATATTAAGCGCCCAATGCACGGATGAGCGGGTTAATCTGGTGACGAAGGATTTATTTAAAAAATATAATTCGTTGGCGGATTATGGGAAAGTGCCTTTGGCGGAGCTGGAAGAGGATATCCATTCGACCGGTTTTTATCACAACAAGGCTAAAAATATTCAAAACTGTGCCCGCATGCTGCTGGAAAAATATAACGGTCAGTTGCCGCGGACGATGGAAGAAATGACGGCGCTGCCGGGAGTCGGCCGAAAGACCGCCAATGTGGCTTTGGGGCATTTATACGGAATGGCCGGTATCATTGTCGATACCCATGTGAAGCGAATTTCCGGGAAATTAGGGCTGACGGCCGAAACCGATCCGGTCAAGATTGAGTATGATCTGCAAAAAAAGATTCCCAAGGAGCATTGGCTTCGTTATAATACGCAGATTATTGCTCTTGGCCGAACCATCTGCAAGGCGCGCAGTCCTCAGTGCGGCCGCTGCTTTTTGCTGTCTGAATGCCCGTGGGGCAGGGGAAAAACAAGGGAAAGTTGAATCGCGGTTCAACTTTCCCTTACTTTCACGCGTTTTTTTCGCCGAAACCTTCAAAATAATGATATTGTGCCAGCACTTTTTTTAAGATAACATGACCGATCAACAGAGCCGATAGGGCCGGCAGGAAGAATAAAACAAAGGAATATTCAATATAGCCGAAAAAGGAGATGATAAAAACAAAAACAACCGCTGCTCCCGGCAGGGTACAGAGAAAGACCCACGGTAAATGTTTATTGGCAATAATAAAGCTGATTTTAATCAAATCAAAAAAGCGCAAATTCCGGTTCTGTGACAGAAGCGGCAAAGCTACTGTGCCAAAGAGCGATAATTCCATGAAAATGAAAAAGTAAACCGGCAGCAGCCAGAGTGCGCCGAACCGGCCGGTAAAGGTCAGGTAAAGGTTAAAGAGCGACAGTGCCATAAAAATAAAGTAAAGCAGACAAAAAGCCAACTGAAAGAAAAAGCGTTTTTTCAGGGAAGACAAAAATTCCTTAAAAAAATAACCCTCCTGTAAAACCGTACTTTGATAAATACTTTGATACAGCGCTAATGTCGCGGGGCCGGACAAAATTCCGGCACTGAATATCGTTAAAAAAAGCCAAAGCAAATTGGCAGCCAATAAATCAAAGACCATTCCACCGTAATGCTGAAAAGGCCCATCCAAATCAAAAAGTTTCAAGGGAACTCCTTTCTGTAAATTACAATAAACTCAGCTTGGCAATCGCGTCATTTTCCATAATCAGATCACAATGTTCCTTGTAATATTCAAAGGAAACGGCATTGTTTTTATAAACGCTGCCAAACTCTGCCAGCAGACCGGAAATAAGAATCCGCAAATCCTTGGTCGTGCTCCGGTTTTTAATCAGTAAAATATAGGTATCGCCTTCCTGGTACAAATCACTTTGACTGATTCGGTACTTGACCAGCTCATGGGCGGCGGCGACTACGGCTTCTAAGCTGTCAAAGACATAAGCAAAAGAAACATCCGTCAGCTCATTCTTCTTATAGGCATTTAAATCCTGAAAAACGGGCTTGGAAACCTGCGGATTGCTGTCAGCCTTGCGGATATTGGGACTGCCCTCTTTACCGGCCGGCTGCGGCTGTTGAAATTCCAAAAACTGGTCATCAATATCGCTGGGGTCTTCCACCCTAGTGATAATCAGCATAATACTGTCGTAAGATACCGGTACGATTTCAATCATAATTGGCACGCCTTGCATATCAAAGCCCAATTCCTGAAAGGCTTTGGTCATCATGTCCTGAAATAAGCGCTGGGTTTTGGGATTGCCGTAAGCAATTTCCGAAAAGTTCAGCTCCCGTGCGGAAAGATCGCTTTTATTTAAATAACATTTAATTTGATTGCTGTTGACTCGCTCCATTCTCATTTGCTCACAACCTTTCTATGAAGCCGGGAATATCCGAATACAATCTTCCCATGACCGCCGGTTTTTGGCGGACACAGACAAGTCTAAAAGCGGATAATACTCCCCTCATAGCATATTATATCAAATTTTATGAAATAGTAAAGAGAAAAATGGGGAGCAGAATGGTCACTTAAAAAAACTTATAGATTTTTTATAAAGAATTCATTGCTTTTATAAAGGAGCTATGGTATAATTCAAATCGTGTAAGAGATGAGTACTCTTACATAGTAATACTCTCCCCCTCACCCTTTATATAGCACCAAAGAGCATTTGGTGCCTTTTTTTGTCTAAAATTCAGACAAGCAGAAAGTTATGTATGATACTGCTCGGGAAAGCTTGCTTTCACAGGCAGTATCATACATAACTTTCTATTTGCGGAACGCACACACCCAGAATTCGCTGTAAGCGAATTCTGGGTGGCTTGCCTGAGCGAACGCTATCTATAGCGGATAATTATATATGATACTACTCTGGGGAGCTTGCTCTCCCAAGGGATATCAAGTGCAGCTATCCATTTGCGGTGGCTTGTCTGAACTGTAATGTTTTTATCCTTTTTCGGGAAATCGATTGGGGTGGGCAAGCTGTTCTGTTGAAATGTTATGCGTTTCTGTTTGGACGGGCGGCCTGCCCTGATCGAACGCTCCGCTTTCTGCCGGGCGGGCAAGCTGCCAGAAAAGACTGTTCTGACAAATATAGGAAAG of Lachnospiraceae bacterium oral taxon 500 contains these proteins:
- a CDS encoding peptidase M56: MNFLFLILSTSILMSVIILLALALFSFFPEQFSGKTRYFIWIIILVGLIVPVRPILGSGLITIELPWQMESLEVLEAQLAEEAAANNITTENRSNISTELSVNSNANVTGSESLAPSSTIEAKDAAKESVFDLMKKKITPIALILGAWLLGALISFSRHLYHYYQFKKMIRRWSKPVEDLATLELFDIVKEDMGLQKKNIQLMICPSITTPMLTGFFKPTILLPNKEIPEDEMALILEHELTHYKHKDLYINLLGTLAVSLHWFNPIVYLCYPSIQGDGEVCCDEAVLKNRDSDYRQFYGEVIISMIERNSKNQVAFTTCFYAKKLSIKRRLMAIMKTNKNRKSSFIAIALILTLTIISGSVVAFAAPASKKYIGTSKAKAIALSDAGLKSKDVKFVNVKLETENGIKVYDVEFYFGQTEYDYEIDALTGKILDKDLDIENFTVPGQNNNNNNNNNANNNSNNTNTQLIGTEKAKSIALADARLTADQVAFVKAKLETEKGRQVYDIEFYFGQTEYDYEIDALTGAILDKDLDIENFTVPGQNNNNNNNANNNNNNTNTQLIGTEKAKSIALADARLTADQVAFVKAKLETEKGRQVYDVEFTFGQTEYDYEIDALTGKILDSDQERKDD
- a CDS encoding transcriptional regulator, translated to MDNTIKRLPDAEFTVMKAIWHSESPITTLVINEHLSSDISWKPQTLLTILARLTEKGFLNSERKGRERCYTALITEEEYLEIETGNFLSRYSGNSIGDLVKALCADNDLSKKEIEELRALLSQKGMN
- the nth gene encoding endonuclease III, producing MITKKAIKTILERLDEQYGREFVCYLNYTPGRDYELLFATILSAQCTDERVNLVTKDLFKKYNSLADYGKVPLAELEEDIHSTGFYHNKAKNIQNCARMLLEKYNGQLPRTMEEMTALPGVGRKTANVALGHLYGMAGIIVDTHVKRISGKLGLTAETDPVKIEYDLQKKIPKEHWLRYNTQIIALGRTICKARSPQCGRCFLLSECPWGRGKTRES